From a region of the Methylomonas rapida genome:
- a CDS encoding ABC transporter permease, with product MNWTDLVKLALRSIGSHKQRSMLTALGLIIGIAAVVILTSIGRGIHRFVLSEFTQFGTHLIAITPGKTTTFGLSGATISTVRPLSNADVLSLQKLDYVQAAMPMVQGNARIEAGNKQRRANVFGVGAALPEIWKLKLAMGRFLPDDSLENPRAFAVLGSKMHAELFGTASPLGQRIRIGSDRFRVIGVMEPKGQMLGFDMDDTVYIPSNKAMEMFDRQSLMEIDVLYDNEASSEIVERNLKRHLIARHGAEDFTIITQNQMLEKLDSVLSVLTMAVAALGSISLLVGSVGILTIMTIAVSERITEIGLLRAIGAERRVVFRLFLGEALLLSLAGGAGGVLLGVALVKLAAALVPALPVELAWSYIAAAFSVSLLIGIVSGITPAMKAAQLNPLEALRAE from the coding sequence ATGAACTGGACCGACTTAGTCAAGCTAGCCTTACGCAGCATCGGCAGCCACAAACAACGTTCCATGCTGACCGCCTTGGGCTTGATCATAGGCATTGCCGCCGTGGTGATCCTGACATCCATTGGCCGCGGCATCCATCGCTTTGTCCTGTCGGAATTCACCCAGTTCGGGACGCATCTGATAGCCATTACACCCGGTAAAACCACCACCTTCGGCCTGTCCGGCGCGACCATCAGTACCGTGCGCCCGCTATCGAATGCCGATGTACTCAGCCTGCAAAAACTCGATTACGTCCAGGCGGCCATGCCGATGGTACAAGGCAATGCCCGGATCGAAGCAGGCAACAAGCAACGGCGCGCCAACGTATTCGGGGTCGGCGCGGCATTGCCTGAAATATGGAAGCTCAAGCTCGCCATGGGGCGCTTCCTGCCGGACGACAGCCTGGAAAATCCGCGCGCGTTTGCGGTTTTGGGCAGCAAGATGCATGCGGAGTTGTTCGGCACCGCCAGCCCTTTGGGGCAGCGCATCCGCATCGGTAGCGACCGTTTTCGCGTCATCGGCGTCATGGAGCCCAAGGGTCAAATGCTGGGATTCGACATGGACGACACCGTCTACATTCCCAGCAACAAGGCAATGGAAATGTTCGATCGCCAAAGCCTGATGGAAATCGACGTGCTGTACGACAACGAGGCCAGCAGCGAAATCGTGGAGCGCAATCTCAAGCGTCACTTGATCGCCCGTCATGGCGCGGAAGACTTCACCATCATCACCCAGAATCAGATGCTGGAAAAATTGGACTCGGTTCTAAGCGTTCTGACCATGGCGGTGGCCGCGTTGGGGAGCATTTCGTTGCTGGTGGGCTCGGTCGGCATCCTGACCATCATGACCATCGCCGTATCCGAACGCATCACCGAGATAGGTTTATTGCGCGCGATAGGCGCCGAACGTCGTGTGGTCTTTAGATTATTCCTGGGCGAAGCACTGTTACTGAGCCTGGCCGGCGGTGCGGGCGGCGTGCTGCTGGGGGTGGCTCTGGTCAAACTGGCGGCCGCCCTTGTGCCTGCGCTACCGGTAGAACTGGCCTGGAGTTATATAGCCGCGGCCTTTTCAGTGTCGCTATTGATAGGCATTGTCTCTGGCATAACGCCGGCCATGAAAGCCGCGCAGCTGAATCCGCTGGAAGCCTTGCGCGCGGAATAA
- a CDS encoding ABC transporter permease has product MLFQDILLHAAKAIKTQPLRAALIVLAMSIGVASVNILTALGDSARNYVINEFKSLGTHLVIILPGRTETTGGHPPLFGETPRDLTLDDAAALLRSRHVVAIAPVSICSAPVSFAGLERETNIMGSSHALQRVRHLSIEQGQFLPVIDANKELPVCVIGQTIREELFPRQNAVGQWLRINDRRFRVIGVLAKQGQSIGVGFDELVIVPVASALALFDSHSLFRVLIEAESETAMHKAVDDVRAIIKQRHEGEDDVTVITQDSVVNTFDKILKALTLTVAGIAAVSLAVAGVLVMNVMLVSVTQRTAEIGLLKALGATRSQIHNLFLSEAALLSLIGAVFGSLIGQIGIWLLRWLYPDFPLNLPAWAWLSAWSVALATGLIFGVLPARKAARLDPILALGRR; this is encoded by the coding sequence ATGCTATTTCAAGACATCCTGCTGCATGCGGCCAAGGCCATCAAGACTCAACCATTGCGCGCCGCGCTGATTGTGTTGGCGATGAGCATCGGCGTAGCCTCGGTGAATATTTTGACCGCGCTGGGCGATAGCGCGCGTAATTATGTCATCAATGAATTCAAATCGTTGGGTACGCATCTGGTGATCATTTTGCCTGGACGCACCGAGACCACCGGCGGCCACCCTCCACTGTTTGGGGAAACACCGCGCGATTTGACGCTGGACGACGCAGCCGCCCTGCTTAGAAGCCGGCATGTCGTGGCCATTGCTCCGGTCAGCATATGCTCGGCTCCGGTATCGTTCGCGGGCCTGGAGCGGGAAACCAATATCATGGGCTCCAGCCACGCCCTGCAAAGAGTGCGTCATTTGTCAATCGAGCAAGGCCAATTCCTGCCTGTGATAGACGCCAATAAAGAACTCCCCGTTTGCGTAATAGGCCAAACCATACGCGAGGAACTGTTTCCGCGGCAGAATGCCGTCGGCCAATGGCTACGCATCAATGACCGCCGTTTCAGGGTAATCGGCGTGTTGGCCAAGCAAGGGCAATCGATCGGGGTGGGTTTCGACGAACTCGTCATCGTGCCTGTTGCATCGGCCCTGGCGCTATTCGATAGCCATTCCCTATTTCGCGTATTGATCGAGGCCGAGTCCGAAACCGCCATGCACAAGGCCGTCGACGACGTGCGCGCCATCATCAAACAGCGACACGAAGGCGAGGACGATGTGACCGTGATTACCCAGGACAGCGTGGTCAACACCTTCGATAAAATCCTCAAGGCTCTGACACTGACGGTCGCCGGCATCGCCGCCGTCAGTTTAGCCGTCGCCGGCGTATTGGTGATGAACGTGATGCTGGTCAGTGTAACTCAGCGCACCGCTGAAATCGGTCTACTGAAAGCACTGGGCGCGACTCGAAGCCAAATACACAATCTATTTTTATCGGAGGCAGCCTTGCTGTCGCTCATCGGCGCGGTTTTCGGTAGCCTGATAGGTCAGATCGGAATCTGGCTGTTACGCTGGCTTTATCCCGATTTCCCGCTCAACTTGCCGGCCTGGGCCTGGTTGTCCGCATGGTCGGTCGCATTGGCCACCGGCCTGATTTTCGGTGTGCTGCCCGCCCGCAAAGCGGCAAGACTCGATCCCATCTTGGCCTTGGGCAGACGATAA
- a CDS encoding L-threonylcarbamoyladenylate synthase: MTPTAVTPASIEQAADLLHRGKLVAIPTETVYGLGADASNPEAVAKIFQAKGRPADHPLIVHLAYASQMKDWAEEVPDSALRLASAFWPGPLTMILRKKTSVPAVVTGGQETVALRVPDNPVALWLLRVFGGGIAAPSANRFGRISPTTAQHVAEELGDAVDCILDGGPCTVGVESTIIDLTDQQPTILRPGRITRSQLEEVLQREVALKSQHKIRAPGMLASHYAPHTPAYLCATATLLELLEEKSEQGKQVGVLVFSESLNLACQHLLRLPQVAEDYEAALYGALRQLDKLGLDSILVEQPPETEEWMAVNDRLGKATI, translated from the coding sequence TTGACGCCTACCGCCGTAACACCAGCATCCATTGAACAGGCCGCCGATTTGCTGCATCGGGGCAAATTGGTCGCCATTCCCACCGAAACCGTTTACGGCCTCGGTGCCGACGCCTCGAATCCCGAGGCTGTCGCCAAGATTTTCCAGGCCAAGGGCAGACCCGCAGACCATCCCTTGATCGTGCATTTGGCCTACGCTTCGCAAATGAAGGACTGGGCCGAAGAAGTGCCCGACTCTGCGTTGCGCCTGGCCAGCGCATTCTGGCCCGGCCCGTTGACGATGATTTTACGCAAGAAAACCTCCGTGCCTGCCGTCGTCACCGGCGGCCAGGAAACCGTCGCCTTGCGCGTGCCCGATAATCCGGTGGCCTTGTGGCTGCTCAGGGTGTTTGGCGGCGGCATCGCTGCGCCGTCGGCGAATCGATTCGGCCGTATCAGCCCCACCACCGCGCAGCACGTAGCCGAAGAATTGGGCGATGCCGTGGACTGCATTCTCGACGGCGGCCCCTGTACGGTCGGCGTGGAATCGACCATCATCGACCTGACCGACCAACAACCGACGATCTTGCGCCCCGGCCGCATCACCCGCAGTCAACTCGAGGAAGTCTTGCAGCGCGAAGTCGCGCTGAAATCGCAGCATAAAATCCGCGCGCCCGGCATGCTGGCTTCGCATTATGCTCCGCACACGCCAGCCTATCTGTGCGCCACCGCAACCTTGCTGGAATTGTTGGAAGAGAAGAGCGAGCAAGGTAAACAGGTCGGGGTATTGGTGTTCAGCGAATCACTCAATCTGGCCTGCCAACATTTGCTCAGGCTGCCACAGGTGGCGGAAGACTACGAAGCCGCCTTGTATGGCGCGCTACGGCAACTGGATAAATTAGGGCTGGACAGCATCCTGGTCGAGCAGCCGCCCGAAACGGAAGAATGGATGGCGGTAAACGACAGGCTCGGCAAAGCCACGATATGA
- a CDS encoding potassium/proton antiporter has translation MPSIEFVSLAGAVLLLISIFSSKLANKVGIPSLLFFLLTGWLIGNFGGVMLDNIEIAKFIGDFALIFILFAGGYDSHWPNIQPVLWQGLCLSTFGVFITMLLLGSFAWFILGSFSSFSLGIHGITFAEGLLLAAIVSSTDAAAVFSVLRSSRLDLKGKLQPLLELESSSNDPMAVLLTTSLISYIGAGHASWLEGGLFLVMQLTIGVVIGYGAGRGMVWLLNHLGLSSAGLYAIASIALVLLTFSAATFFKGNGFLAVYVAGVVAGNHKVVHQNYIGAFHDSFAWLMQIIMFLTLGMLSVPHKAELSALASVAVAVSLFLMFVARPLSVFISLSWSKISIKEKLLISWVGLRGSVPIVLATFPLAFGIKEAGEIFVLVSCIVVMSVLIQGFSLAPVARWLGLADKK, from the coding sequence ATGCCATCGATTGAATTCGTCAGCTTGGCTGGCGCCGTGTTGTTGCTCATCAGCATTTTTTCCAGCAAATTAGCCAACAAAGTAGGCATTCCGTCGCTGTTGTTCTTTCTGTTGACCGGTTGGTTGATCGGCAACTTCGGTGGCGTCATGCTCGATAATATCGAAATCGCCAAATTCATCGGCGATTTTGCGTTGATTTTCATTCTGTTCGCCGGTGGGTACGATTCGCATTGGCCCAATATACAGCCGGTGCTATGGCAAGGACTGTGCCTATCCACCTTCGGCGTATTCATCACCATGCTGTTGTTGGGTAGTTTTGCCTGGTTCATCCTTGGTTCGTTCAGCAGTTTTTCCTTGGGCATCCACGGCATCACGTTTGCCGAAGGCTTGCTGTTGGCGGCCATCGTGTCCTCCACCGACGCGGCGGCGGTATTTTCGGTGCTTCGCTCCAGTCGACTGGATCTCAAGGGTAAATTGCAACCCTTGCTGGAACTCGAATCCAGCAGCAACGACCCGATGGCGGTATTACTGACAACCAGTTTGATCAGCTATATCGGCGCCGGACATGCGTCCTGGCTGGAAGGCGGCTTGTTCTTGGTCATGCAGTTGACGATAGGTGTCGTCATTGGCTACGGCGCCGGACGCGGCATGGTTTGGCTGTTGAATCATCTGGGCTTGAGCTCGGCGGGCTTGTATGCGATTGCCTCGATAGCGCTGGTGCTGTTGACCTTTAGCGCGGCAACCTTTTTCAAGGGCAACGGTTTTCTTGCCGTGTATGTGGCCGGGGTCGTGGCGGGTAACCACAAAGTGGTGCATCAGAATTATATAGGGGCTTTTCACGACAGTTTTGCCTGGTTGATGCAAATCATCATGTTTTTGACGCTGGGCATGCTCTCCGTGCCGCATAAGGCCGAGCTTTCCGCGCTGGCCAGCGTGGCCGTCGCCGTCAGCCTGTTTCTGATGTTCGTCGCCCGCCCGCTCAGCGTTTTCATCAGTTTGTCCTGGAGCAAGATCAGCATCAAGGAAAAGCTATTGATTTCCTGGGTGGGCTTACGCGGCTCGGTGCCTATTGTGTTGGCCACGTTTCCGCTGGCATTCGGCATCAAGGAAGCCGGCGAGATTTTTGTGCTGGTCAGTTGCATCGTGGTGATGTCGGTTTTGATCCAGGGCTTTTCTCTGGCACCCGTGGCTCGCTGGCTGGGATTGGCGGATAAAAAATGA
- a CDS encoding late competence development ComFB family protein, whose protein sequence is MLDICNYYEQLVIDHLWLMQQNTLAPLSRTSLEDVACIALNKLPTCYVRNMTDKSANLTERDHEDMRMAVAKAIEQAIVQVSSRPHESR, encoded by the coding sequence ATGCTGGATATCTGCAACTACTATGAGCAGCTGGTGATAGACCACTTATGGCTCATGCAACAAAACACGCTGGCCCCCCTGTCGCGGACGTCGCTGGAAGACGTGGCCTGTATCGCCCTGAACAAGTTACCGACCTGTTACGTGCGCAACATGACCGATAAAAGCGCCAACCTGACCGAACGCGATCACGAAGACATGCGCATGGCGGTAGCCAAGGCCATTGAGCAAGCCATTGTCCAAGTTAGCAGCCGCCCGCATGAAAGCCGATAA
- the motA gene encoding flagellar motor stator protein MotA encodes MFVIIGYVVILGCVLGGFLIAGGHIGVLIQPVELLIIFGAAMGAFLAGNSLSTIKAAVAGGMGTLKGSRYTKDYYLELLMSFNALSQKARKEGLLSLEKVVDDPEGSSIFGEKIVHDHHLMEFISDKLRLILTGVDVNQLEEIMDAEIEVHHEAGHAPIKAVQRLADGMPAFGIVAAVMGVVHTMESVGIPPAELGKLIAAALVGTFLGILISYGFVAPVAAVMEDRLEDEANVYRCAQKGLLNCAKGTSPVMTLEFMRTTIPHHIRPGYTELEEQLKGAKG; translated from the coding sequence ATGTTCGTCATCATTGGTTATGTGGTGATTTTGGGCTGCGTATTGGGCGGGTTCCTGATCGCCGGTGGCCATATCGGGGTTTTGATACAACCTGTCGAATTGTTGATCATCTTTGGCGCGGCCATGGGTGCTTTTCTGGCGGGTAATTCGCTGAGCACGATCAAGGCGGCCGTGGCCGGTGGCATGGGAACATTGAAAGGTAGCCGTTACACCAAGGATTACTACCTGGAATTATTGATGAGCTTCAATGCCCTGAGTCAAAAGGCGCGTAAAGAGGGCTTATTGTCTTTGGAAAAAGTCGTCGACGATCCTGAAGGCAGCTCGATTTTCGGCGAAAAAATCGTCCACGATCATCATTTGATGGAGTTCATCAGTGACAAATTGCGCTTGATATTGACCGGTGTCGATGTCAATCAACTGGAAGAAATCATGGATGCCGAAATCGAAGTTCATCACGAAGCAGGCCATGCCCCGATCAAGGCCGTGCAACGCCTCGCTGACGGCATGCCCGCTTTCGGTATCGTTGCCGCGGTGATGGGGGTGGTTCACACGATGGAATCGGTAGGTATCCCGCCCGCGGAATTGGGTAAATTGATCGCGGCGGCGCTGGTGGGTACATTTTTGGGTATTTTGATTTCCTATGGTTTCGTCGCGCCGGTTGCCGCCGTGATGGAAGACCGGCTGGAAGACGAAGCCAATGTGTATCGTTGCGCGCAAAAGGGCCTGCTGAATTGCGCCAAGGGCACGTCGCCGGTCATGACGCTCGAATTCATGCGCACCACCATCCCTCATCATATCCGCCCCGGTTACACGGAGCTGGAAGAGCAGTTGAAAGGCGCTAAAGGATAA
- the motB gene encoding flagellar motor protein MotB: MAEPTIIVKKVKKKGGHGHHGGAWKIAYADFVTAMMAFFLLMWLLGSTDEGTRKGVAEYFKDPFGVRIEAGGEGMADRSSVIQGGGSDLSSQDQGQVHMGEEIPSEPSPEDIEKLAEEQEKIQLEKLEEKIESMLNANAKLAEYREQIQLETTPEGLKIQIIDAQNRPMFKLASSGIEDHAKMILHELAPVINELPNKVTINGHTDALPFPSNRTGYSNWELSSDRANVARHELNLGGLGEEKILRIVGLASSIPYNADNPNDPMNRRISIIVMNKKTERQVLHEGALPDAAAPVSLPGVSPQVKQNTRVSGPAISP, from the coding sequence ATGGCCGAACCTACCATCATCGTCAAGAAAGTCAAAAAGAAAGGCGGCCACGGCCACCACGGTGGGGCGTGGAAAATCGCCTATGCGGATTTTGTGACCGCGATGATGGCGTTTTTTTTGTTGATGTGGCTGCTCGGCTCCACTGACGAGGGCACTCGGAAAGGCGTTGCCGAATACTTTAAGGATCCTTTCGGCGTCCGCATCGAAGCGGGCGGCGAAGGCATGGCCGATCGCAGCAGCGTGATTCAGGGCGGCGGTTCCGATCTGAGTTCCCAGGATCAGGGGCAGGTTCACATGGGGGAAGAAATACCGTCCGAGCCGAGCCCGGAAGATATTGAAAAATTGGCGGAAGAGCAGGAGAAAATTCAGCTGGAAAAGCTGGAGGAAAAAATCGAATCCATGCTGAATGCCAATGCCAAGCTGGCGGAATATCGGGAGCAAATCCAGCTGGAAACGACGCCGGAAGGGCTGAAAATCCAGATCATAGATGCCCAGAACCGGCCCATGTTCAAGCTGGCCAGTTCCGGCATCGAAGATCATGCCAAGATGATCTTGCATGAGCTGGCGCCCGTGATCAATGAATTGCCCAACAAGGTGACCATCAACGGCCATACCGACGCATTGCCGTTTCCGAGCAATAGAACGGGCTATTCCAATTGGGAACTCTCCAGCGACCGCGCCAATGTCGCCCGGCATGAACTCAACCTGGGCGGCTTGGGTGAAGAAAAGATTTTGCGTATCGTCGGCTTGGCTTCGAGCATTCCCTACAATGCCGACAATCCAAACGATCCGATGAATCGGCGGATTTCGATCATCGTCATGAACAAAAAAACCGAACGGCAGGTGCTGCATGAGGGCGCCCTCCCCGATGCGGCAGCGCCCGTTAGCCTGCCGGGCGTATCCCCGCAAGTTAAGCAAAACACGCGTGTCTCGGGACCCGCAATCAGCCCGTAA
- a CDS encoding disulfide bond formation protein B has protein sequence MLATLNTRLWFFLGFLGCCSLLGFGAFLQFVEELEPCPLCISQRLAIMATGLLFLTAAIHNRGVKIYALIGAALALVGAGISARHVWLQHLPPDQVPECSPGLEYVFQNFPLADTIKLMLTGTGECSQIEGIFLGLTIPGWTLIAFLLLATFSLGAIWLNSASKTQP, from the coding sequence ATGCTTGCAACACTCAATACCCGCCTCTGGTTTTTTCTGGGATTTCTCGGTTGCTGTTCCCTGCTGGGTTTCGGCGCCTTTTTGCAGTTCGTCGAAGAGCTGGAGCCTTGCCCATTGTGCATTTCCCAGCGCTTGGCGATCATGGCAACCGGCCTGCTGTTTCTGACGGCGGCCATTCATAATCGGGGCGTAAAAATCTATGCGCTGATCGGCGCGGCATTGGCGCTGGTCGGAGCCGGCATTTCCGCGCGCCATGTCTGGCTGCAGCATTTGCCGCCCGATCAAGTCCCGGAATGTAGTCCGGGTTTGGAGTATGTCTTTCAAAACTTCCCGCTGGCGGACACCATCAAACTGATGTTGACAGGCACCGGCGAATGCTCGCAAATCGAGGGCATTTTCCTTGGATTGACGATTCCAGGTTGGACCTTGATTGCCTTTTTATTGCTGGCGACCTTTAGCCTAGGGGCAATTTGGCTGAATTCTGCATCCAAAACGCAGCCATGA
- the tadA gene encoding tRNA adenosine(34) deaminase TadA translates to MTDADWMQHALRLAQRAEQQGEVPVGALLVHEERCIAEGWNQPIQTNDPTAHAEVVALRKAGQILQNYRLIDTTLYVTLEPCVMCMGAIAHARVKRLVFGAFDPKRGAVCHALQLSDAPFLNHRVEWSGGVLEPSCAELLTDFFKARRGRP, encoded by the coding sequence ATGACGGACGCCGACTGGATGCAACATGCGCTGAGACTGGCGCAACGGGCAGAACAACAGGGCGAAGTCCCGGTCGGTGCGCTGTTGGTCCATGAAGAGCGCTGTATCGCCGAAGGCTGGAATCAACCCATCCAAACCAACGATCCGACCGCGCATGCCGAAGTCGTCGCCTTGAGAAAAGCCGGCCAAATCCTGCAAAATTACCGCCTGATAGACACCACCCTGTATGTCACGCTGGAACCTTGCGTCATGTGCATGGGGGCGATTGCACATGCCCGCGTCAAGCGTCTGGTATTTGGCGCCTTCGACCCCAAACGCGGCGCGGTATGTCATGCGCTGCAACTGAGCGATGCGCCGTTCCTGAATCACCGGGTGGAATGGAGCGGCGGCGTTCTGGAACCAAGCTGCGCCGAGCTGCTGACCGATTTTTTCAAGGCCCGCCGCGGACGCCCGTGA
- a CDS encoding ankyrin repeat domain-containing protein, producing MKHELFESLGKDYPAALQQKYPHVFKKIVALWNKPGINDYFTSLLIDTRGGRKGFDEDAFKDIHRLYHFREAENLKQAETKIEAIKQLESIGVNFTVPEFIKAINQGSQKLVDLFVRAGINVNASDELGNSCLQIAIKNNFTIIANLLLKAGADADVKDASGLTPLLEACGKKTRGFKELAMQLIEHGADLNVRNQMGWTPLMLAISMGESDIVVLLLEYGADPELKTPKGDNALSLARKFGYEDIIVLISDHASKPHEVSAWLKRLQ from the coding sequence ATGAAACATGAACTCTTTGAATCTTTGGGCAAAGATTACCCCGCGGCGTTGCAACAAAAATATCCCCATGTATTTAAAAAGATTGTTGCGCTATGGAATAAACCTGGCATCAATGACTATTTTACCTCGCTTCTGATCGACACCCGAGGCGGACGTAAAGGCTTCGATGAAGATGCTTTTAAAGACATACACCGGCTTTATCATTTCAGGGAAGCCGAGAATTTAAAGCAGGCGGAAACAAAGATTGAAGCTATCAAACAGCTTGAGTCGATCGGCGTCAATTTTACGGTGCCCGAATTTATAAAGGCCATCAATCAAGGCAGCCAAAAATTAGTCGATCTATTCGTCCGGGCCGGCATCAATGTCAATGCCAGTGACGAACTCGGAAACAGCTGTCTTCAAATTGCAATAAAGAACAATTTCACCATTATTGCCAACCTTTTGCTCAAAGCAGGGGCCGATGCCGATGTGAAAGATGCTTCTGGACTGACGCCTCTTTTAGAGGCATGCGGCAAAAAAACACGCGGTTTCAAGGAATTGGCCATGCAACTCATAGAACATGGCGCGGATTTGAACGTGCGCAATCAGATGGGATGGACGCCGCTAATGTTGGCGATCTCAATGGGTGAGTCGGATATAGTGGTGCTGCTATTGGAATATGGCGCCGATCCAGAACTCAAAACGCCAAAAGGCGACAATGCCTTATCGCTTGCCAGGAAATTTGGCTATGAAGACATCATTGTCTTGATTTCCGATCACGCATCCAAGCCGCACGAAGTGAGTGCGTGGCTGAAAAGACTACAGTAG
- the gltA gene encoding citrate synthase: MVEKYVSLSEDDRERIHQLSVMDGTLGPSVLDIRSLYAKTGYFTYDPGFTSTASCSSKITFIDGEAGILLYRGYPIEQLAEKCDFLEVCYLLLNGELPNGAQMKEFVTTVSQHVMVHEQLTKFYSGFRRDAHPMAVLVGVVGALSAFYHDVMDITCREDRYMSAIRLIAKMPTMVAMCYKYSIGMPFIYPKRKLGYAENFMRMMHGDPCDEYIPNPVLTRALDRILILHADHEQNASTSTVRLAGSSGANPYACVAAGIACLWGAAHGGANEAVLNMLEEIGDVSRIGEYVARAKDKNDPFRLMGFGHRVYKNYDPRAKLMRQTCHEVLDELNLNDDRLFKLAMELERIALEDEYFVEKKLYPNVDFYSGIVLRALGIPTEMFTAIFALARSVGWIAQWDEMISDPELKIGRPRQLYRGVPMRDVKPISSR, from the coding sequence ATGGTTGAAAAATATGTGTCCTTGTCCGAGGACGATCGAGAGCGAATACATCAATTGTCGGTAATGGACGGCACCCTGGGGCCTTCGGTGCTCGATATTCGCAGTCTTTACGCAAAAACCGGGTATTTCACCTATGACCCTGGATTTACCTCGACCGCGAGCTGCTCGTCCAAAATCACCTTTATCGATGGCGAAGCCGGCATTCTGCTGTATCGAGGTTACCCGATCGAGCAACTGGCGGAAAAATGCGATTTTCTGGAAGTCTGCTATTTGCTGCTGAACGGAGAATTGCCCAACGGCGCGCAGATGAAGGAATTCGTGACCACCGTCAGCCAGCACGTGATGGTGCATGAACAATTGACCAAGTTTTACAGCGGCTTTCGCCGCGACGCCCATCCGATGGCGGTTTTGGTCGGAGTCGTGGGCGCCTTGTCGGCGTTTTACCATGACGTGATGGACATTACCTGCCGCGAGGACCGCTACATGTCGGCCATCCGTCTGATCGCCAAAATGCCGACCATGGTGGCGATGTGCTACAAGTACAGTATCGGCATGCCGTTCATCTATCCCAAACGCAAGCTGGGTTACGCCGAGAACTTCATGCGCATGATGCACGGCGATCCCTGTGACGAATACATTCCCAATCCGGTGTTGACGCGGGCGCTGGACCGCATCCTGATCCTGCACGCCGACCACGAACAGAACGCTTCGACCTCGACTGTCAGATTGGCGGGATCCAGCGGCGCCAACCCCTATGCCTGCGTGGCGGCGGGCATTGCCTGTCTGTGGGGCGCCGCGCATGGTGGCGCGAACGAAGCTGTGTTGAACATGCTGGAAGAAATCGGCGACGTGTCGCGTATCGGTGAATATGTGGCTCGCGCCAAGGATAAAAACGATCCCTTCCGGTTGATGGGCTTCGGGCACAGGGTGTATAAAAATTACGATCCGCGCGCGAAATTGATGCGCCAGACTTGCCACGAGGTATTGGACGAGCTGAATCTGAACGATGATCGTTTGTTCAAACTGGCGATGGAATTGGAGCGGATTGCGCTGGAAGACGAGTATTTCGTCGAGAAGAAACTCTATCCGAACGTGGACTTTTATTCCGGCATCGTCCTGCGGGCCTTGGGGATTCCGACCGAGATGTTCACCGCGATCTTCGCGCTGGCAAGATCGGTGGGCTGGATTGCGCAATGGGATGAAATGATTTCCGATCCCGAATTGAAAATCGGCCGGCCGCGGCAGTTATATCGCGGGGTGCCGATGCGCGATGTCAAACCGATTTCCAGTCGTTGA
- a CDS encoding class I SAM-dependent methyltransferase, whose translation MPRIVGLQPIKALICQILALLCVLALAGRLARFGLSPGWIIGVQGLLAALLSRGFGQPVWWLPIHLSFLPAAWLLVQHPLPAWLYPMALLLSLLVFWGTFKGEVPLFLSSTKVAEALSVIVETEQADSLIDLGAGLGSVVTPLARMNPRLKITAVENAPLPWLILAWRCRHLPNVTVIRNNFWQCGLADYAIVFAFLSPAVMRRLGEKCRREMPKGSLLLSSSFPVPAWTADEIIELSDSRATLLYCYRLSATGCLLD comes from the coding sequence GTGCCGCGAATAGTCGGGCTGCAACCCATCAAGGCCTTGATTTGCCAAATCCTCGCCTTGCTTTGCGTGCTTGCGCTGGCCGGCAGGCTGGCGCGGTTTGGGCTGAGCCCTGGCTGGATCATTGGCGTTCAAGGCTTGCTGGCCGCCTTGCTTTCCCGTGGATTTGGGCAACCGGTGTGGTGGCTGCCGATACATCTTTCGTTTTTGCCGGCCGCCTGGCTGCTAGTGCAGCATCCGCTGCCGGCTTGGTTGTATCCAATGGCTTTGTTGTTGTCGCTATTGGTGTTTTGGGGCACGTTCAAGGGCGAAGTGCCGTTGTTTTTGTCGTCGACCAAAGTAGCCGAAGCCTTGAGTGTCATCGTGGAAACCGAACAAGCGGACAGTCTGATCGATTTGGGCGCCGGCTTGGGCAGCGTCGTGACGCCGTTGGCCAGAATGAACCCACGGCTAAAAATCACCGCAGTGGAAAACGCGCCCTTGCCGTGGCTGATATTGGCTTGGCGTTGCCGGCATTTACCCAATGTGACGGTGATCCGAAATAACTTCTGGCAATGTGGGCTTGCCGATTACGCAATCGTGTTTGCTTTTCTGTCGCCGGCGGTGATGCGGCGCTTGGGCGAAAAATGTCGCCGGGAAATGCCGAAGGGAAGCCTGTTGCTGTCTTCGTCTTTTCCGGTACCGGCATGGACTGCGGATGAGATCATCGAACTGAGCGATAGCCGCGCCACCCTTCTGTATTGCTATCGGTTGTCTGCAACTGGCTGCTTGTTGGATTAG